GCAGGAAGCCAGGATCGCGGCGGTCAATTCCGATCGCATCCTGCGCGAATCCGCTCCCGCGAAGGCCGCGCAGACCAAGCTCGAAGCCGAGTTCGCCAAGCGCGACAAGGATCTGCAGGACATGGCGCAGCGCCTGAAGTCGATGTCCGATTCGCTCGACAAGAACGGCCCGTCGATGTCGCCAACCGATCGCGCACAGAAGCAGCGCGACCTTTCCGCGCTCGACAGCGACTTCCAGCGCAAGCAGCGCGAATTCCGCGAAGACCTGAACCAGCGCCGCAATGAGGAACTGGCGGCGGTGCTCGACCGTGCGAACAAGGTGATCAAGCAGATCGCCGAGCAGCAGCATTACGACCTGATCGTGCAGGAAGCGGTGTATGTGAGCCCGCGTATCGATATTACCGACCAGGTGCTGAAGGCGCTCGCAGCGAACAGCACGGGCAGTGGTAGCAGCAGCAACTAAGGCAAGTAAAAGTAATTCAAGGCAACCAAGGCAGGAGCAGCACGCGCATGGCATTTACGCTTGAGGACATTGTCGGGCGGTTCGGCGGCGAGGTGGTAGGCGACGCGACGCAACGCGTCAGTTCGCTGGCGCCGCTCGACCAGGCGGGTCCGCAACAACTCGCGTTCCTCGCCAATCCGAAGTATCTCGCCCAGGTGGAGACGACCCGCGCGGGCGCAGTGCTCATCAGCCCGGGCGACCTCGAGAAGCTCGCATCGCGCGAGGGGCGCAACTTCATCGTCACACCGAATCCGTATGCTTACTTCGCGCGTGTCGCGCAGGCGTATATCGACCTCGCCGCGCCGAAAGCGCAGCCAGGCGTCCACGCCAGCGCCCACGTCGACGCGAAGGCGCAGGTCGCCGCGAGCGCGGTGATCGGCCCGAACGTCACGATCGAAGCGGGCGCCGTGATCGGCGAAAACGTGCGGCTCGACGCGAACGTCTTCATCGGCCGTGGCACCCAGGTGGGCGAGGGCTCGCACCTGTATCCGGGTGTGACCGTCTACCACAGCTGCAAACTTGGCGCGCGCGCCATTGTGCACGCCGGCGCCGTGATCGGCTCGGACGGCTTTGGTTTCGCCCCCGATTTCACGGGCGAGGGCGACGCGCGCACGGGTAGCTGGGTCAAGATTCCGCAGGTAGGCGGCGTGGCCATCGGGCCCGACGTCGAGATCGGCGCGAACACCACGATCGATCGCGGCGCGATGGCCGATACGATCATCGAAGAGTGCGTGAAGATCGATAACCTCGTGCAGATCGGCCACAACTGCAAGATCGGCGCGTACACGGTCATCGCGGGCTGCGCCGGCATTGCGGGCAGCACGACGATCGGGCGCCATTGCATGATCGGCGGCGCGGTGGGCATTGCGGGACACGTCACGCTGGGCGACTACGTGATCGTCACGGCGAAGTCGGGCGTCTCGAAGTCGTTGCCGAAGGCCGGCATCTACACGAGCGCTTTCCCGGCGGTCGATCACGCCGACTGGAACAAGAGCGCCGCGCTGTTGCGTAACATTGACAAGCTGCGCGACCGTATTAAGGCGCTTGAGGCGGCAGTAGCCCAAAAGCCGCAAGGCGAATAAGAAAGCAGTATCGAGGTAGCGCGCGGCGTGTCGCGGGAGCGGCGCGCCGCTTTGCGTAGCAGGCGACCAAAGTTTCCCGCGGGGAATTGCCCGCCCGGGGCTACCCGTCCGGGGCTACCCGCCCGGGGCAATCCTCATGCACGGGAATCCGGGCGTGGCGCATACTTCGCGTCAGCGCGGGCGTGTTTGGTCATGCGCCTCGAATATCGAAATCGAAAGTCACACGCGCAATTCCTGCGTGAGCAGAACCACCATGAACATCGAAAAACTCAACTTCGACATCCACAAGATTCTCACGCTGTTGCCGCACCGCTATCCGTTCCTGATGGTGGACCGGGTTCTCGAGCTGGAGCCGCACAAGAGCATCAAGGCGTTGAAGAACGTGACGGTCAACGAGCCCTTTTTCACGGGGCACTTCCCGCAGCGTCCGGTCATGCCCGGCGTGATGATCCTCGAGGCGCTGGCGCAAACCGCCGCGCTGCTCACGTTCTCGGAGGAGGAGCAGGACTTCGAGAATACGCTGTACTACTTCGTGGGCATCGACGGTGCGCGCTTCAAGCGCGTGGTCGAACCGGGCGACCAGCTCATCCTCAACGTGACGTTCGAGCGCTACATGCGCGGCATCTGGAAGTTCAAGGCGGTAGCCGAAGTGGAAGGCTCCGTGGCTTGCGAGGCGGAACTCATGTGCACCGTCAAGAAAATGGACGCGGCGCAATAAGAAGCGCTGCCGCATGCCGCAGTGCGCCTTGACCTCGAGGCGCCGCCGCACGCAAACAGAATCGGAGAGCGAGGACGAATGAGCAGGATCCATCCCACTGCGGTCGTCGAGTCTGGCGCGCAGATCGACGAATCGGTCGAAATCGGGCCGTTCGCGGTCATCGGTGCGAACGTCACCATCGGCGCGCGCACGACGGTCGGCTCGCATAGCGTGCTGGAAGGCCACACGACGATTGGCGAAGACAACACGATCGGCCATTACGCGTCGATCGGCGGCCGTCCGCAGGACATGAAGTACAAGGGCGAGCCCACGAAGCTCGTGATCGGCAACCGCAACACCATCCGCGAGTTCACGACGCTGCATACGGGCACGGTGCAGGACACCGGCGTCACGATCATCGGCGATGACTGCTGGATCATGGCTTACGTGCACGTCGGCCACGATTGCCGCCTCGGCAACAACATCATCATGTCGAGCAACGCGCAGCTCGCGGGCCACGTGATCGTCGACGATCACGCGATCGTCGGCGGCATGACCGGCGTGCATCAGTTCGTGCGCATTGGCGCGCATTCGATGGTCGGCGGCGCCTCGGCACTCGTGCAGGACGTGCCGCCGTTCGTGATCGCCGCCGGGAACAAGGCGGTGCCGCACGGCATCAACGTCGAAGGTCTGCGCCGCCGCGGCTTCTCGGCCGACGCGATTTCCGCGCTGCGCTCGGCATATCGCACGCTCTACAAAAACGGGCTTTCGCTCGAAGAGGCGAAGGTGCAGCTCGCCGATCTCGCGCAGGCGGGCGGCGATGGCGACGTGCACGTGAAGGCGCTGCTCGACTTCGTCGAACAGTCGCAACGCGGCA
The Paraburkholderia acidiphila genome window above contains:
- a CDS encoding OmpH family outer membrane protein — its product is MLTGMFSRRTIGAITVSLALLGFGMSVAQAQEARIAAVNSDRILRESAPAKAAQTKLEAEFAKRDKDLQDMAQRLKSMSDSLDKNGPSMSPTDRAQKQRDLSALDSDFQRKQREFREDLNQRRNEELAAVLDRANKVIKQIAEQQHYDLIVQEAVYVSPRIDITDQVLKALAANSTGSGSSSN
- the lpxD gene encoding UDP-3-O-(3-hydroxymyristoyl)glucosamine N-acyltransferase; the encoded protein is MAFTLEDIVGRFGGEVVGDATQRVSSLAPLDQAGPQQLAFLANPKYLAQVETTRAGAVLISPGDLEKLASREGRNFIVTPNPYAYFARVAQAYIDLAAPKAQPGVHASAHVDAKAQVAASAVIGPNVTIEAGAVIGENVRLDANVFIGRGTQVGEGSHLYPGVTVYHSCKLGARAIVHAGAVIGSDGFGFAPDFTGEGDARTGSWVKIPQVGGVAIGPDVEIGANTTIDRGAMADTIIEECVKIDNLVQIGHNCKIGAYTVIAGCAGIAGSTTIGRHCMIGGAVGIAGHVTLGDYVIVTAKSGVSKSLPKAGIYTSAFPAVDHADWNKSAALLRNIDKLRDRIKALEAAVAQKPQGE
- the fabZ gene encoding 3-hydroxyacyl-ACP dehydratase FabZ, which gives rise to MNIEKLNFDIHKILTLLPHRYPFLMVDRVLELEPHKSIKALKNVTVNEPFFTGHFPQRPVMPGVMILEALAQTAALLTFSEEEQDFENTLYYFVGIDGARFKRVVEPGDQLILNVTFERYMRGIWKFKAVAEVEGSVACEAELMCTVKKMDAAQ
- the lpxA gene encoding acyl-ACP--UDP-N-acetylglucosamine O-acyltransferase — its product is MSRIHPTAVVESGAQIDESVEIGPFAVIGANVTIGARTTVGSHSVLEGHTTIGEDNTIGHYASIGGRPQDMKYKGEPTKLVIGNRNTIREFTTLHTGTVQDTGVTIIGDDCWIMAYVHVGHDCRLGNNIIMSSNAQLAGHVIVDDHAIVGGMTGVHQFVRIGAHSMVGGASALVQDVPPFVIAAGNKAVPHGINVEGLRRRGFSADAISALRSAYRTLYKNGLSLEEAKVQLADLAQAGGDGDVHVKALLDFVEQSQRGIIR